Proteins co-encoded in one Capsicum annuum cultivar UCD-10X-F1 chromosome 9, UCD10Xv1.1, whole genome shotgun sequence genomic window:
- the LOC124887121 gene encoding uncharacterized protein LOC124887121, giving the protein MDFLPLRKEDRALCKDCKVIPSENLSTQHRLLVMDVVINKGRKKSSVEARPRIKWGSLILSNALEIGENLKSRGLGRNEEVKRKVESKKVAYTKLVASKDDEERQTKKEEYKVARREAKLAKEVAVYFHKVLNDEGDKGFVLGELQKSEECRDYGYCRRTEVEEVKGAIHRVRRERVTGPDDIPVDFLKNTDGAGLEWLTRLFDIIFSMVKMPEEWR; this is encoded by the exons ATGGACTTTTTGCCCCTTAGAAAAGAGGATAGAGCATTGTGTAAAGattgtaaagtcatacctagtgAGAATCTTTCaactcaacataggttgttggtgatggatgtgGTCATTAATAAGGGCAGAAAGAAGAGCAGTGTGGAGGCTcgacccaggattaagtggggtagcttgattTTATCTAATGCGTTAGAGATAGGGGAGAATTTGAAGAGtagggggcttgggaga AACGAAGAGGTTAAAAGGAAGGTGGAGTCTAAGAAAGTGGCATACACTAAGTTGGTTGCGAGTAAGGATGATGAGGAGAGGCAAACGAAAAAGGAGGAGTATAAAGTAGCaagaagagaggctaagttagcg aaAGAGGTGGCAGTTTATTTTCATAAAGttttgaatgacgagggggataAAGGTTTCGTGTTGGGGGAGTTGCAGAAGTCTGAGGAGTGTcgcgattatggttattgtaggcgtactgaggttgaggaggtcaaagGGGCTATTCACAGGGTGCGTCGGGAGAGGGTGACAGGGCCAGATGATATCCCAGTGGATTTTTTGAAGAACACTGATGGGGCAGGGTTGGaatggttgacaaggttgtttgaTATCATTTTTAGCATGGTGAAGATGCCTGAGGAGTGGAGGTGA